From Dehalococcoidales bacterium, a single genomic window includes:
- a CDS encoding tubulin/FtsZ family protein — protein MKLLVIGFGQCGSNIADGFARLNRRSRAQRRIEIVTGAFAVNTDLADLSGLSYIKPDYQHRILIGGRKSGGHGVGKINELGAEIAREDADKVIDAIRGTPRFFESDAFLMVAGTAGGTGSGAISIMTQVIKERYVDKPIYNLLILPFEHEERTEERTIYNSATCLKSASSVADAIFLVDNQRYVRKNASLRNNLSQINDMIVEPFYNILCAGEEKKAKYVGARLLDAGDIIQSIVGWSVIGYGKSALPSIRLPFKTTRNFRDKSTEMHRGIEAMDEAISELSFKCDTQDATRALYLVSAPGKEMSLSVIKELGEYLKSLTPEAIIRNGDYPRDRGSLEVSVILSELRNVEKIRKYYIEAAGVVSTIKKRQKQVESKLKEIDEYAKDVPSLLN, from the coding sequence GTGAAGCTTCTAGTAATTGGATTCGGCCAGTGTGGGTCGAATATTGCCGACGGATTTGCCCGACTGAACAGGAGGTCACGAGCACAACGCAGGATTGAGATAGTCACCGGCGCCTTTGCGGTCAATACTGACCTTGCCGACCTCAGCGGGCTGTCTTATATCAAGCCTGACTACCAACATAGAATTCTCATCGGGGGACGCAAGTCCGGTGGTCACGGCGTTGGCAAGATTAACGAACTCGGCGCCGAGATTGCCAGAGAGGACGCCGACAAGGTCATTGACGCCATAAGAGGGACCCCGCGTTTCTTTGAGTCAGACGCCTTCCTGATGGTTGCCGGTACCGCCGGTGGCACCGGTTCCGGCGCGATATCCATAATGACACAGGTCATCAAGGAACGCTACGTAGACAAGCCAATCTACAATCTGCTCATCCTTCCCTTTGAGCACGAAGAGCGTACCGAAGAAAGGACCATCTACAATTCGGCGACATGCCTTAAGTCGGCCAGTTCCGTAGCCGATGCCATCTTCCTGGTTGACAACCAGAGGTACGTCAGAAAGAACGCTTCCCTGAGGAACAACCTTTCCCAGATTAATGATATGATTGTTGAACCTTTCTATAATATCCTCTGTGCCGGTGAGGAGAAGAAGGCCAAGTACGTCGGTGCCCGGTTACTCGATGCCGGGGATATTATCCAGAGCATAGTCGGATGGTCGGTTATCGGCTACGGGAAGTCCGCGCTACCATCCATCCGGCTGCCTTTTAAGACAACCCGCAACTTCAGGGATAAGAGCACCGAGATGCACCGGGGAATAGAGGCAATGGACGAAGCTATCAGTGAGCTATCGTTCAAGTGCGACACTCAAGACGCCACCAGGGCACTCTATCTGGTCTCGGCACCGGGCAAAGAGATGAGCCTCAGTGTCATCAAAGAACTCGGCGAATACCTCAAGAGCCTGACTCCGGAAGCCATCATCAGGAACGGTGATTATCCCAGGGACAGGGGCTCCCTCGAGGTCTCCGTAATCCTCTCCGAACTGAGGAATGTGGAGAAAATCCGAAAGTACTACATTGAGGCCGCTGGAGTTGTCTCCACGATAAAGAAACGGCAGAAGCAGGTGGAGAGCAAGCTCAAGGAAATAGACGAGTACGCCAAGGATGTACCGTCCTTGCTGAACTGA